From a single Heliomicrobium undosum genomic region:
- a CDS encoding DEAD/DEAH box helicase family protein, whose amino-acid sequence MAKTSGVQNRSPKGSGKGRGKGRGKGRGAALKDKATLPFEQRLVLNRYMFQLFGCRDLADLVGVPKDRQGFMIDAVTGMKEPRLEQWDDDNITRFHHFLSNRLPDHAPIQREQLLQYDQNIVRHTLAIQERREKRVYWKYFQYLALLFTEIYLDRYFSDPESLLKELNAFVDAFNAGKVDGDQIAPYQPEDLRKLAFWSATGSGKTLLMHVNILQYLHYLKLRGREERLNRIILLTPNEGLSRQHEKELHLSGLAASLFAKSDGGAFKGQQVDIIDIYKLQDEREKKGTAMVKTVPVGAFEGNNLVLVDEGHRGAGGDDWKPKRDRLCEQGFSFEYSATFGQAMKASAKRELVQEYAKCILFDYRYRYFYDDGFGKEFAILNLADERDEMMRRRYLTACLLVYYQQLRLFADKPKEAARYLLEKPLLVFVGGKVTAVRKENKRQVSDVLDTLLFLKAFVGAPGHAKSDLRQLLSGQTGLHGSDKRDLFAHRFNYLKSLGWSVERLYEDMLRLLFHTDTAGATMHVENLKKADGEIGLRFGNGGYFGVINVGDAPALLALCETQGLPFETNDFTGSLFRRIDEKDSPINVLIGSKKFTEGWNSWRVSTMGLMYVGAGEGPEIIQLFGRGVRLKGKGFSLKRSSRLPGEKAPKWLETLETLHVFGVRADYMEQFNEHLEADGVTKGREWTDPVALPVIRQRSKRPLTFLQIRDEADFKRRGENPLLSLPDERLLRRPIVLNWYPKVQAMQSKRKAYGFPAGGAGEEEWRGATGATSATSAIGPTGATVAKDLIDASVTRELRQAKLGEGKLGEANTAFLDVDALYFELLRHKRERGYHNLTIPRGIVEQLLARTDWYILQIPPDLLRPGDFTRVRLWQEIAAALLKRYCDRFYYVKKAAYDSQHLEYVGLDEYEASRAKRGKPGNFLAEYEVRVRQDFDGAGEAVRQLTQLASDIRAKNLAEVRLGGFQTILSKRHLYQPLIHVETETFQVSPVALNDGERRLVRHIEQCYQAKASFFRDKELYLLRNQSRGRGLGFFEADNFYPDFILWLFHGDKEHIVFIDPKGLVWSNGPRDPKIHFAESIKEIERRLGDPRIRLHSFIVTSTPFHTIQDRGWDENISPRDLERYNVYFQEDDERYDYVERIINRVLQDG is encoded by the coding sequence ATGGCCAAGACATCCGGTGTGCAGAACCGCTCCCCGAAAGGTAGTGGCAAAGGCAGGGGAAAAGGCAGGGGCAAAGGCCGCGGCGCAGCCCTGAAAGACAAAGCGACGCTGCCCTTTGAACAGCGCCTGGTCCTCAACCGCTACATGTTCCAACTCTTCGGCTGTCGCGATCTGGCCGATTTGGTCGGTGTGCCCAAAGACCGGCAGGGATTTATGATCGATGCCGTCACAGGGATGAAAGAGCCCCGGCTGGAACAATGGGACGACGATAACATCACCCGCTTTCATCACTTCCTAAGCAACCGCCTGCCCGACCACGCTCCCATACAGCGCGAACAGTTGCTCCAGTATGACCAGAACATCGTCCGGCACACCCTGGCCATTCAGGAACGACGGGAAAAGCGCGTCTACTGGAAGTACTTTCAATACCTCGCCCTGCTCTTCACCGAAATCTACCTGGACCGGTACTTCAGCGATCCCGAAAGCCTCCTGAAGGAATTGAACGCCTTTGTCGACGCCTTCAACGCGGGAAAGGTTGATGGCGACCAAATCGCTCCCTATCAGCCTGAAGACCTGCGCAAGTTGGCCTTCTGGAGCGCCACCGGCTCCGGCAAGACCCTGTTGATGCACGTCAACATCCTTCAGTACCTGCACTATCTGAAACTGCGCGGCCGGGAAGAACGGTTGAACCGGATCATTCTGTTGACGCCGAACGAGGGCCTCTCTCGCCAGCACGAAAAGGAGCTGCACCTGTCCGGTCTGGCGGCGAGCCTCTTCGCGAAAAGCGATGGCGGCGCCTTCAAGGGCCAACAGGTCGACATCATCGACATCTACAAATTGCAGGATGAACGGGAAAAGAAGGGGACCGCCATGGTCAAGACGGTCCCCGTGGGCGCTTTTGAGGGCAACAACCTGGTGCTCGTCGATGAAGGCCACCGCGGCGCCGGCGGCGATGACTGGAAGCCCAAACGAGACAGGCTGTGCGAACAAGGCTTCTCTTTCGAGTATTCGGCCACCTTCGGCCAGGCCATGAAAGCCTCCGCGAAACGAGAACTTGTCCAGGAATACGCCAAGTGCATCCTCTTCGATTACCGCTATCGCTACTTCTACGATGACGGCTTTGGCAAGGAATTTGCGATCCTGAACCTTGCCGATGAGCGTGACGAGATGATGCGCCGCCGCTACCTGACGGCCTGCCTGCTCGTCTATTACCAGCAACTGCGCCTGTTTGCCGACAAACCGAAGGAAGCGGCCCGATACCTGCTGGAAAAACCGCTGCTCGTTTTCGTGGGCGGCAAGGTGACGGCTGTGCGGAAAGAGAACAAGCGCCAGGTCTCCGATGTGCTGGACACGCTGTTGTTTTTGAAGGCGTTTGTCGGTGCGCCTGGGCACGCCAAAAGCGATTTGCGGCAGTTGCTCTCCGGACAGACCGGTCTGCATGGCTCGGACAAGCGGGATCTCTTCGCCCACCGCTTCAATTATCTGAAAAGCCTGGGCTGGAGCGTAGAACGGCTCTATGAAGACATGCTGCGGTTGCTCTTTCATACCGATACAGCCGGGGCGACGATGCATGTGGAGAACCTGAAAAAAGCCGACGGGGAAATCGGCCTTCGCTTCGGCAATGGCGGTTATTTTGGGGTGATCAACGTGGGCGACGCGCCTGCGCTGCTGGCCCTTTGCGAAACACAGGGTCTTCCCTTCGAGACGAATGACTTCACCGGTTCCCTCTTTCGCCGCATCGATGAGAAGGACTCGCCGATTAATGTGCTCATCGGCTCGAAAAAGTTTACCGAGGGCTGGAACAGTTGGCGGGTCAGCACGATGGGCCTCATGTATGTGGGCGCCGGCGAAGGTCCGGAAATCATTCAACTGTTCGGTCGCGGCGTCCGATTGAAGGGCAAAGGGTTCTCCCTCAAGCGCAGCAGCCGCCTTCCCGGAGAAAAAGCGCCGAAATGGCTGGAGACGCTGGAGACTCTCCATGTGTTCGGGGTCCGGGCCGATTACATGGAGCAATTTAACGAACACCTGGAAGCCGACGGGGTAACCAAAGGCCGGGAGTGGACCGACCCGGTCGCACTGCCGGTCATCCGGCAACGGAGCAAGCGGCCATTGACATTCTTGCAGATCCGTGACGAGGCGGACTTCAAAAGGCGCGGCGAAAACCCGCTCTTGTCGCTGCCCGATGAACGCCTGCTGCGGCGGCCCATCGTTCTCAACTGGTACCCGAAGGTTCAAGCCATGCAGAGCAAAAGGAAAGCTTACGGCTTTCCGGCGGGTGGAGCAGGGGAAGAGGAGTGGAGGGGCGCGACAGGGGCGACAAGCGCGACAAGCGCGATAGGCCCGACGGGCGCGACAGTAGCGAAAGATTTGATAGATGCGTCAGTAACGCGAGAACTAAGGCAAGCGAAGTTGGGAGAGGGAAAGTTGGGAGAAGCGAACACCGCTTTTCTCGATGTTGACGCCCTCTACTTCGAACTCTTGCGGCATAAAAGGGAGCGGGGCTACCATAACCTGACGATTCCCCGTGGAATCGTGGAGCAGTTGCTGGCGCGGACCGATTGGTATATCCTCCAGATTCCCCCCGACCTGCTGCGACCGGGCGATTTTACCCGTGTGCGCCTCTGGCAGGAAATCGCGGCGGCATTGCTCAAAAGGTACTGCGACCGTTTCTACTACGTCAAGAAGGCGGCCTACGACAGCCAGCACTTAGAGTACGTGGGACTCGATGAATATGAAGCGAGCCGGGCGAAGCGAGGCAAGCCGGGGAACTTCTTGGCCGAGTATGAGGTCAGGGTGCGCCAGGATTTTGACGGCGCCGGTGAGGCGGTCCGACAGTTGACCCAACTGGCCTCTGACATCCGGGCCAAGAATTTGGCCGAGGTGAGACTGGGCGGTTTTCAAACGATTCTATCGAAACGGCATCTCTATCAGCCCTTGATCCATGTGGAAACGGAAACCTTTCAAGTCAGCCCCGTCGCTTTGAACGATGGGGAGCGCAGGCTCGTCCGCCACATCGAACAGTGTTATCAGGCGAAGGCGAGTTTCTTCCGTGACAAAGAACTGTACCTGCTCCGGAATCAAAGCCGGGGGCGCGGACTTGGCTTTTTTGAAGCCGATAACTTCTACCCCGATTTTATCCTCTGGCTCTTCCATGGAGACAAGGAGCACATCGTCTTCATCGATCCGAAGGGATTGGTCTGGTCGAATGGTCCGAGAGACCCCAAGATCCACTTTGCCGAGTCGATCAAGGAGATCGAGCGACGGTTGGGCGATCCCAGGATTCGATTGCATTCCTTCATCGTCACGTCGACGCCCTTTCACACAATCCAGGATCGCGGATGGGACGAGAACATATCGCCGCGAGATCTGGAGAGGTATAACGTCTACTTTCAGGAAGACGATGAGAGATATGATTATGTGGAGAGGATCATCAATAGGGTTTTACAAGACGGATGA
- a CDS encoding SLC13 family permease — MDVDLRLLDMPIFSGLDRVDRAKLLPEFEEVRFPAGHVVFHEGDPGDSLYLIISGSVTVYREPVDGHAPRVLAQYDAHDCFGEMALLTGDPRTVTAKTITPCRLARLSKERFDDLLQQHHRLAIDFTKLLSNRLARYSGHDRDLQQTIAEEIAVDAVYDGNGYSEEALTQRRQPSATLELPSPSGGGAWIHKLKQSKTLALLGFTALSVTLLSFLLHSLGMQPAHIAMLQIIAAAALFWSFDLFSPHAIALCLPLAAVLLQATTPAVAFSGFSHSSWFLILGVSALTAGISRTGLMYRLALLVMKRFPPNYGGQTLAWAITGALLTPVIPSSNARVALMTPLLIALGETLRLPARSNASVGLSMSCLLGFGHMSFLFLNGAAVCYLILGLLPHHEAQAMPYQTWFLHAVPLALPFFILSLLAVLLLFPHKEPLQIHPEMIDAQLTILGPLTREEKVCLLATSFSLIGFLTQSWHHIDSAWVALVSFLILYAGAVLNDKTIRSGIDWGFLITFGSMLGFGNAMKQTGLTDALSQLLQPMLQMVMGNQLVFLLAVAVYIYLLRFVLPITPALLVGMLTVTPLCEAMQIDPIAAGLILLLSSNTWVLPNQNAMYFSMLDGTDEKLFNHDQTRRLAILYGLICLVSVCAAVPFWEMAGLIY, encoded by the coding sequence GTGGATGTCGATTTGCGTTTATTGGACATGCCCATCTTCTCCGGCCTGGACCGGGTCGACCGGGCCAAATTGCTGCCTGAGTTTGAAGAAGTACGGTTCCCGGCGGGCCATGTCGTCTTTCACGAAGGCGATCCGGGCGATTCCTTGTACCTGATCATATCGGGATCAGTCACCGTCTATCGCGAACCGGTCGATGGACATGCCCCTCGCGTCCTGGCTCAGTATGACGCCCATGATTGTTTCGGCGAGATGGCCTTGTTAACGGGTGATCCCCGGACCGTCACGGCGAAGACCATCACCCCTTGCCGGCTGGCGCGATTGTCCAAGGAACGTTTCGACGATCTGCTACAACAGCATCACCGTCTCGCCATCGACTTTACCAAGCTGCTTTCAAATCGCCTGGCCCGTTACTCCGGACATGACAGAGACTTGCAGCAGACGATCGCTGAAGAGATCGCCGTCGATGCCGTCTATGACGGCAATGGATATTCTGAGGAAGCGTTGACGCAAAGACGGCAGCCTTCCGCCACGCTGGAGCTTCCTTCCCCATCCGGGGGCGGCGCCTGGATACATAAACTGAAACAATCGAAAACACTGGCTCTCCTTGGCTTCACTGCATTATCTGTGACGCTGCTTTCTTTCCTCCTCCATTCGCTAGGGATGCAGCCCGCTCATATCGCCATGTTGCAGATCATCGCCGCCGCCGCCCTCTTTTGGTCCTTCGACCTCTTTTCTCCCCACGCCATCGCCCTGTGCCTGCCACTGGCGGCCGTCTTGCTGCAAGCGACGACGCCGGCTGTCGCCTTTTCCGGTTTTTCTCATTCATCGTGGTTTCTTATCCTCGGCGTGTCGGCCCTCACCGCCGGGATATCGCGCACCGGGCTGATGTACCGGTTGGCGCTGCTGGTGATGAAGCGCTTTCCGCCCAACTACGGTGGGCAAACCCTGGCTTGGGCGATCACAGGCGCCCTGCTGACGCCGGTGATTCCATCATCGAACGCACGCGTGGCCCTGATGACGCCCCTGCTGATTGCCTTGGGAGAAACGCTGCGGCTTCCCGCCCGCAGCAACGCCTCCGTTGGTCTATCGATGAGTTGCCTACTCGGATTCGGCCACATGTCCTTCCTGTTCCTAAATGGCGCGGCGGTGTGCTATCTGATCCTGGGGCTTCTCCCCCATCATGAGGCGCAAGCGATGCCCTATCAGACTTGGTTCCTCCATGCGGTGCCCTTGGCTTTGCCTTTTTTCATCCTATCTTTACTGGCGGTTCTGCTCCTGTTCCCCCACAAGGAACCGCTACAGATCCACCCGGAGATGATCGACGCGCAACTGACCATCCTCGGCCCGTTGACGCGCGAGGAGAAGGTGTGCCTGCTGGCGACCTCCTTCTCGCTCATCGGCTTTTTGACTCAGTCCTGGCATCATATTGACAGCGCCTGGGTCGCCCTCGTTAGTTTCCTCATCCTCTATGCCGGCGCTGTGTTGAACGACAAAACGATCCGCTCCGGCATCGATTGGGGCTTTCTGATCACCTTCGGATCGATGCTGGGGTTCGGAAACGCCATGAAACAGACCGGTTTGACCGATGCGCTGTCTCAACTGCTGCAACCGATGTTGCAAATGGTCATGGGCAATCAGTTGGTCTTTTTGCTGGCCGTTGCCGTCTATATCTATCTGCTGCGGTTCGTGCTGCCCATCACGCCGGCCTTGCTCGTCGGCATGTTGACGGTGACGCCTCTCTGTGAGGCGATGCAGATCGATCCCATTGCAGCCGGTCTGATCCTGCTGCTGTCCAGCAATACATGGGTGTTGCCGAACCAAAACGCCATGTACTTTTCCATGCTGGACGGCACCGATGAAAAATTGTTCAACCATGATCAGACACGCCGCTTGGCGATTCTCTACGGTCTGATCTGTCTGGTTTCCGTATGCGCCGCCGTGCCGTTTTGGGAGATGGCCGGATTGATCTATTAG
- a CDS encoding TolB-like translocation protein: MNRAMEVSLPPALMGVFLVDWLDEGRLVVGLQDSEDDQLTASLYIYDLQQKKLTLFYQGKDETGYEMTLKHLKDDAFAFLGRDKITIFDKTTLQPQRVIRLPPSTRGSDLSSDGQRLVFCDDRGLNVADTDLSNRKLLVKRTGQDLHVKAPFSPKWSNDDSQLLYILCLYEGTEGLGVIQPNGTGHQFFPIPDVGYTQWLNDNRQILCGQSDYIQTLSMLIDTGTGTMTNLDDERNKCGMIMDRSNERIAYALRVEEQEPYRHEMTVYIRDRKSGQDRFASSVHYQIRNISWAPSSRQIAYSTISEKGESKLWVQPLE; encoded by the coding sequence ATGAACCGCGCCATGGAGGTTTCTCTCCCACCAGCACTCATGGGGGTATTTCTCGTCGACTGGCTTGATGAGGGACGGCTGGTCGTCGGCCTCCAAGACAGCGAAGATGACCAGCTTACGGCCTCCCTCTACATCTATGACCTGCAACAGAAAAAACTGACCCTCTTCTATCAGGGAAAAGACGAAACGGGCTACGAAATGACCCTGAAGCACCTGAAGGACGACGCTTTCGCTTTCCTGGGCCGGGATAAAATCACGATCTTCGATAAAACAACACTCCAACCGCAGCGGGTGATCCGCTTGCCGCCTTCAACGAGGGGAAGTGACCTGTCGAGCGATGGGCAACGGCTTGTTTTTTGTGACGATAGAGGCTTGAATGTCGCTGACACCGATCTGTCCAACCGGAAGCTATTGGTGAAAAGAACCGGGCAGGACCTGCATGTCAAAGCCCCTTTTTCCCCGAAATGGTCGAATGACGACAGTCAGTTGCTCTACATCCTGTGCCTCTACGAAGGAACCGAGGGCCTTGGCGTCATCCAGCCTAATGGAACGGGCCACCAGTTCTTCCCTATCCCCGATGTGGGCTACACCCAATGGCTGAACGATAATCGGCAGATCCTCTGTGGGCAAAGCGACTACATACAGACCCTTTCCATGCTCATCGACACCGGGACGGGGACCATGACCAACCTGGATGATGAGCGCAATAAGTGCGGGATGATCATGGATCGCTCGAACGAGCGCATCGCCTATGCGCTGCGGGTCGAAGAGCAGGAACCGTACAGGCACGAAATGACCGTATATATCCGTGATCGGAAGTCTGGACAGGACCGGTTCGCCAGTTCGGTGCACTATCAAATCAGAAATATCTCTTGGGCCCCGTCCAGCCGACAAATCGCCTACTCGACCATCTCTGAAAAGGGGGAGAGCAAGCTCTGGGTTCAGCCCCTGGAATGA